The following are from one region of the Cottoperca gobio chromosome 13, fCotGob3.1, whole genome shotgun sequence genome:
- the LOC115018098 gene encoding microtubule-associated tumor suppressor candidate 2-like isoform X1 has protein sequence MGHCCCRLHFLPLCFLDQTSESAVVKERELSLELARIRDEVAFSVAHWEQLQQEKEKLERRFKAELQGLRAQQQRELGVLEERLKVQHMAEAKTLQAQQRAELDELRAKQQEQIEDMSENHEASLMEQETAHNDTLATLQEEHARTVKNLKMAHEQQTKSLEEGFQKTRLSLQDQVDTLTFQNRSLRDRAKRFEEALRKSTDEQIVDALAPYKHIDEDLKSLKEVLEMKNQQIHQQELKISELEKIQAEKNVYLEERLQVLQQQNEDLKERIDKNLVVSRQLSEDNANLQVNVEKESNEKKRLSRNNEELLWRLQTGELSPRMSPSASPIHRPFSGPGSPARPHSYHQ, from the exons ATGGGCCATTGCTGCTGTAGGCTCCATTTCCTCCCTCTGTGCTTTCTGGACCAAACG aGTGAGAGTGCCGTTGTGAAGGAGAGGGAACTGTCCCTGGAGCTCGCCAGAATCAGGGATGAAGTGG CTTTCAGTGTTGCACACTGGGAGCAACtgcagcaggagaaggagaaactGGAGCGTCGCTTTAAAGCTGAGCTGCAGGGATTGCGGGCTCAGCAGCAGAGGGAGCTGGGAGTGCTGGAGGAGCGGCTGAAGGTGCAGCACATGGCCGAGGCCAAGACCCTGCAGGCCCAACAGCGAGCCGAGCTGGACGAGCTACGGGCCAAGCAGcaagagcag ATTGAGGATATGAGTGAGAACCACGAGGCTTCCTTGATGGAGCAGGAGACGGCTCACAATGACACACTGGCcactctgcaggaggagcatGCCAGGACTGTGAAGA ATCTGAAGATGGCCCACGAACAGCAGACCAAGTCTCTAGAAGAAGGTTTTCAGAAGACCAGACTGTCACTGCAG GATCAGGTGGACACGCTGACGTTTCAGAATCGTAGCCTCAGAGATCGAGCCAAGCGCTTTGAAGAAGCTCTGCGCAAGAGCACAGATGAGCAGATTGTG GATGCGTTGGCACCATATAAACACATTGATGAGGACCTGAAGAGTCTGAAAGAAGTTCTGGAGATGAAGAATCAACAAATTCATCAACAGGAACTGAAGATCTCAGAACTGGAGAAAATA CAGGCTGAAAAGAATGTGTACCTGGAGGAGAGACTACaagtgttacagcagcagaacGAGGACCTGAAGGAGAGAATAGACAAGAACCTTGTTGTGTCCAG GCAACTCTCTGAGGATAATGCCAACCTGCAAGTGAACGTGGAGAAGGAGAGCAACGAGAAGAAGCGGCTGAGTCGCAATAACGAGGAACTGCTGTGGCGTCTTCAGACAGGCGAGCTGAGCCCTCGCATGTCCCCCAGCGCCTCCCCCATCCATCGACCCTTCTCTGGACCAGGCTCACCAGCTCGCCCACACTCCTACCATCAATGA
- the LOC115018098 gene encoding microtubule-associated tumor suppressor candidate 2-like isoform X2, whose product MGHCCCRLHFLPLCFLDQTSESAVVKERELSLELARIRDEVAFSVAHWEQLQQEKEKLERRFKAELQGLRAQQQRELGVLEERLKVQHMAEAKTLQAQQRAELDELRAKQQEQIEDMSENHEASLMEQETAHNDTLATLQEEHARTVKNLKMAHEQQTKSLEEGFQKTRLSLQDQVDTLTFQNRSLRDRAKRFEEALRKSTDEQIVDALAPYKHIDEDLKSLKEVLEMKNQQIHQQELKISELEKIAEKNVYLEERLQVLQQQNEDLKERIDKNLVVSRQLSEDNANLQVNVEKESNEKKRLSRNNEELLWRLQTGELSPRMSPSASPIHRPFSGPGSPARPHSYHQ is encoded by the exons ATGGGCCATTGCTGCTGTAGGCTCCATTTCCTCCCTCTGTGCTTTCTGGACCAAACG aGTGAGAGTGCCGTTGTGAAGGAGAGGGAACTGTCCCTGGAGCTCGCCAGAATCAGGGATGAAGTGG CTTTCAGTGTTGCACACTGGGAGCAACtgcagcaggagaaggagaaactGGAGCGTCGCTTTAAAGCTGAGCTGCAGGGATTGCGGGCTCAGCAGCAGAGGGAGCTGGGAGTGCTGGAGGAGCGGCTGAAGGTGCAGCACATGGCCGAGGCCAAGACCCTGCAGGCCCAACAGCGAGCCGAGCTGGACGAGCTACGGGCCAAGCAGcaagagcag ATTGAGGATATGAGTGAGAACCACGAGGCTTCCTTGATGGAGCAGGAGACGGCTCACAATGACACACTGGCcactctgcaggaggagcatGCCAGGACTGTGAAGA ATCTGAAGATGGCCCACGAACAGCAGACCAAGTCTCTAGAAGAAGGTTTTCAGAAGACCAGACTGTCACTGCAG GATCAGGTGGACACGCTGACGTTTCAGAATCGTAGCCTCAGAGATCGAGCCAAGCGCTTTGAAGAAGCTCTGCGCAAGAGCACAGATGAGCAGATTGTG GATGCGTTGGCACCATATAAACACATTGATGAGGACCTGAAGAGTCTGAAAGAAGTTCTGGAGATGAAGAATCAACAAATTCATCAACAGGAACTGAAGATCTCAGAACTGGAGAAAATA GCTGAAAAGAATGTGTACCTGGAGGAGAGACTACaagtgttacagcagcagaacGAGGACCTGAAGGAGAGAATAGACAAGAACCTTGTTGTGTCCAG GCAACTCTCTGAGGATAATGCCAACCTGCAAGTGAACGTGGAGAAGGAGAGCAACGAGAAGAAGCGGCTGAGTCGCAATAACGAGGAACTGCTGTGGCGTCTTCAGACAGGCGAGCTGAGCCCTCGCATGTCCCCCAGCGCCTCCCCCATCCATCGACCCTTCTCTGGACCAGGCTCACCAGCTCGCCCACACTCCTACCATCAATGA